A genomic window from Variovorax paradoxus includes:
- a CDS encoding M20 aminoacylase family protein, protein MMAATAEAPRLKASGRAFAHIANFYPEITAFRRDLHAHPELGFEEIYTSGRVREALRACGVDEIHEGIGKTGVVGVIRGRSTASGRMIGLRADMDALPMREDNDFGWRSASEGLMHGCGHDGHTAMLVGAARYLAETRDFDGTAVLIFQPGEEGFAGARVMIEDGLFDRFPVNAVYAMHNWPAMPAGTVGINRGAMMAAADRITISIKGKGGHGAHAYQTVDPVIVAAHIITAAQTIVSRNVRPIDAAVISICAMQAGDLGAMSVVPGEATLVGTVRTFSARVQAQIEQRLNELCAAIASGFGASASIKYERIYPATINTAPEAMFAADVAESLVGAKNVERSMEPSMGAEDFSFMLQKKAGAYLRIGQDVRDGAYLHNSRYDFNDEILPLGAALHAGLIEQGMPLAVTRGAQPGKAAATAAT, encoded by the coding sequence ATGATGGCAGCGACAGCAGAGGCCCCGCGCCTGAAGGCCTCCGGCCGCGCGTTCGCGCACATTGCGAACTTCTATCCCGAGATCACGGCCTTCCGCCGCGACCTGCACGCGCACCCCGAGCTCGGCTTCGAAGAGATCTACACCTCCGGCCGCGTGCGCGAGGCCCTGCGTGCCTGCGGTGTCGACGAGATCCACGAAGGCATCGGCAAGACCGGTGTGGTCGGCGTCATTCGCGGCAGGTCGACGGCCAGCGGCCGCATGATCGGCCTGCGCGCCGACATGGACGCGCTGCCCATGCGCGAGGACAACGATTTCGGATGGCGCTCCGCCAGCGAGGGCCTCATGCACGGTTGTGGCCACGACGGCCACACCGCCATGCTGGTTGGCGCCGCACGCTATCTGGCCGAGACGCGCGACTTCGACGGCACCGCCGTGCTCATCTTCCAGCCCGGCGAAGAAGGCTTCGCCGGCGCGCGCGTGATGATCGAGGACGGCCTGTTCGACCGCTTCCCGGTCAACGCCGTCTACGCGATGCACAACTGGCCCGCCATGCCGGCCGGCACCGTTGGCATCAACCGCGGCGCGATGATGGCCGCGGCCGACCGCATCACGATCAGCATCAAGGGCAAGGGCGGCCACGGCGCGCACGCGTACCAGACCGTCGACCCCGTGATCGTCGCGGCGCACATCATCACGGCGGCGCAAACCATCGTCTCGCGCAACGTGCGCCCGATCGATGCGGCCGTCATCAGCATCTGCGCGATGCAGGCCGGCGATCTCGGCGCGATGAGCGTGGTGCCGGGCGAGGCCACGCTGGTCGGCACCGTGCGCACCTTCAGCGCGCGCGTGCAGGCGCAGATCGAGCAGCGGCTGAACGAGCTGTGCGCGGCCATTGCCTCGGGCTTCGGCGCCAGCGCCAGCATCAAGTACGAGCGTATCTACCCCGCCACCATCAACACTGCGCCCGAGGCCATGTTCGCGGCCGACGTGGCCGAGTCGCTGGTCGGCGCGAAGAACGTCGAGCGAAGCATGGAGCCCAGCATGGGCGCCGAAGATTTCTCTTTCATGCTGCAGAAGAAAGCCGGCGCCTACTTGCGCATCGGCCAGGACGTGCGCGACGGCGCCTACCTGCACAACAGCCGCTACGACTTCAATGACGAGATCCTGCCGCTCGGCGCCGCGCTGCATGCCGGCCTGATCGAGCAGGGCATGCCGCTTGCCGTTACCCGCGGTGCGCAGCCAGGGAAAGCCGCCGCTACCGCGGCGACGTGA
- the coq7 gene encoding 2-polyprenyl-3-methyl-6-methoxy-1,4-benzoquinone monooxygenase — protein MTLMIDPVLTAADAALRTLFARPHATRATPAPSQAPGEMSEAERREAGALMRVNHVGEVCAQALYTAQAAVTRDPALRAHFIEAAHEETDHLAWTRQRLDELGARPSILNPLWYVGAFGLGLVAGRLGDPLSLGFVAETERQVEAHLDSHLDRLPPGDSASKAVVEQMKLDEARHASQAVAAGAAELPAPAKALMRVASRVMTTLAHRI, from the coding sequence ATGACGCTCATGATCGACCCCGTTCTGACCGCGGCAGACGCGGCATTGCGCACGCTTTTTGCCCGCCCCCATGCCACGCGGGCGACGCCCGCCCCCTCACAGGCGCCGGGCGAGATGAGTGAAGCGGAACGTCGGGAAGCCGGCGCGCTGATGCGGGTGAACCATGTGGGTGAAGTCTGCGCACAGGCGCTTTACACAGCCCAGGCGGCAGTGACACGCGATCCCGCGCTGCGCGCCCATTTCATCGAAGCGGCGCACGAAGAAACCGATCACCTGGCATGGACCCGGCAGCGGCTTGACGAGCTGGGCGCGCGCCCGTCGATCCTGAATCCTCTCTGGTATGTGGGCGCCTTCGGCCTCGGTCTCGTCGCAGGCCGTCTAGGGGACCCGTTGAGCCTGGGGTTCGTCGCGGAGACCGAGCGCCAGGTAGAGGCCCACCTGGACAGCCACCTCGATCGCCTCCCGCCCGGAGACAGCGCATCCAAGGCGGTGGTCGAGCAGATGAAGCTCGACGAAGCCCGCCATGCGTCGCAGGCTGTCGCCGCCGGTGCGGCGGAGCTCCCGGCGCCGGCCAAGGCCCTGATGCGCGTGGCTTCCCGCGTGATGACCACGCTGGCGCACCGCATCTAG
- a CDS encoding ABC transporter permease, with amino-acid sequence MIAFVLRRLIQAVIVMIAVAFIAFLLFQYVGDPVVFLLGQDAKPEQIRELRAALGLDQPFFVQFWHFLVNAAQGEFGLSLRQGAKVSRLIGERFPATLELALVAAVLALFIGIPMGVYTALRRGTFMSQVFMTVSLLGVSLPTFLIGILLILVFAVTLGWFPSFGRGETVKLGWWTSGLFSADGWQHIVLPAVTLAIFQLTLIMRLVRAEMLEVLRTDYIKFARARGLTNRAIHFGHALKNTLVPVMTITGLQLGGLIAFAIITESVFQWPGMGLLFIQAVTFADIPVMAAYLCLIALIFVVINLVVDLLYFVVDPRLRVGKAGGH; translated from the coding sequence ATGATTGCCTTTGTACTGCGCCGCCTGATCCAGGCCGTGATCGTGATGATCGCGGTCGCGTTCATCGCCTTCCTCCTATTCCAATACGTCGGCGACCCCGTCGTGTTCCTGCTGGGGCAGGATGCCAAGCCTGAGCAGATCCGCGAGCTGCGCGCCGCATTGGGGCTCGATCAGCCCTTCTTCGTGCAGTTCTGGCACTTCCTCGTCAATGCTGCACAAGGCGAGTTCGGCCTGAGCCTGCGCCAGGGCGCGAAGGTGTCGCGCCTCATCGGCGAACGCTTTCCCGCCACGCTCGAACTCGCGCTTGTGGCGGCCGTGCTGGCGCTGTTCATCGGCATTCCGATGGGCGTCTACACCGCGCTGCGCCGCGGCACTTTCATGAGCCAGGTGTTCATGACCGTGTCACTGCTTGGCGTGTCCTTGCCCACCTTCCTGATCGGCATCCTGCTGATCCTCGTCTTCGCGGTCACGCTGGGGTGGTTCCCGAGCTTCGGCCGCGGCGAGACAGTGAAGCTCGGCTGGTGGACCAGCGGCCTCTTCAGCGCCGACGGCTGGCAGCACATCGTGTTGCCGGCGGTGACGCTGGCGATCTTCCAGCTCACGCTGATCATGCGGCTGGTGCGCGCCGAGATGCTCGAGGTTCTGCGCACCGACTACATCAAGTTCGCGCGCGCGCGGGGCCTGACGAACCGCGCCATCCACTTCGGCCACGCGCTCAAGAACACGCTGGTGCCCGTGATGACCATCACCGGCCTGCAGCTCGGCGGCCTGATTGCCTTCGCGATCATCACCGAGTCGGTGTTCCAGTGGCCCGGCATGGGCCTGCTGTTCATCCAGGCCGTGACCTTCGCCGACATCCCGGTGATGGCGGCCTACCTGTGCCTCATTGCCCTGATCTTCGTGGTGATCAACCTCGTGGTCGACCTGCTGTATTTCGTGGTCGATCCGCGATTGCGCGTCGGCAAGGCGGGAGGGCACTGA
- a CDS encoding porin has product MAALAVAGVASAQSSVTLFGVVDASISGYSSSSRDQKPTVLRNSFGIPTYTNQGSVKVSRTALANSGYNTSRLGFRGTEDLGGGLAASFWLEAPITNDDGATGVSSFVRRSTVSLSGGFGELRLGRDYTPTFWNDTVFDPFGTNGVGSNLINTANGFNAVTNGAKDTGGFGGNQNYSRASNSIGYFLPSNLGGFYGQVMYAFHENDKYSNGGFTPKDSATSKSRAGRYIGGRFGYANGPLDVAVAYGNSTVGDQYYAGTTDSVKTFNLGASYDFGPVKLFGELSRAKNSRDYEITPIAGGRPDVDLNGYLLGVTVPVGAGLIRASYSAVKYDYNLPVTANQRDPKANKLALGYVHNLSKRTALYATVARVSNKNGAALTVGGPAFYNAAAGVFTPKTSTGYDFGIRHAF; this is encoded by the coding sequence CTGGCTGCCCTGGCTGTCGCCGGTGTTGCCTCGGCTCAGTCGTCCGTCACGCTGTTCGGTGTGGTCGACGCGTCGATCAGCGGCTACTCGTCCAGTTCGCGTGACCAGAAGCCTACCGTTCTGCGCAACAGCTTCGGCATTCCCACCTACACGAACCAGGGCAGCGTCAAGGTCAGCCGCACGGCGCTGGCCAACTCGGGCTACAACACCAGCCGCCTGGGATTCCGCGGCACGGAAGACCTGGGTGGTGGCTTGGCAGCCAGCTTCTGGCTCGAAGCCCCAATTACCAATGACGACGGCGCCACTGGCGTTTCGAGCTTCGTACGTCGCTCAACCGTGAGCCTGTCGGGTGGATTCGGCGAACTCCGCCTGGGTCGCGACTACACCCCGACGTTCTGGAACGACACCGTGTTCGATCCGTTCGGCACCAACGGCGTTGGCTCGAACCTGATCAACACGGCCAACGGCTTCAACGCTGTAACCAACGGCGCCAAGGACACCGGCGGCTTCGGCGGCAACCAGAACTACTCCCGCGCCAGCAATTCGATCGGCTACTTCCTGCCGTCGAACCTGGGTGGCTTCTATGGCCAGGTGATGTACGCGTTCCACGAGAACGACAAGTACAGCAACGGCGGTTTCACCCCGAAGGACAGCGCAACGTCGAAGAGCCGCGCTGGCCGTTACATCGGTGGTCGCTTCGGCTACGCCAACGGTCCTCTGGACGTGGCGGTCGCCTACGGCAACAGCACGGTCGGCGACCAGTACTACGCCGGCACCACCGACTCTGTAAAGACCTTCAACCTGGGTGCCTCGTATGACTTCGGCCCCGTGAAGCTGTTCGGTGAACTGTCACGTGCCAAGAACTCGCGCGACTATGAAATCACCCCCATCGCCGGCGGCCGCCCCGACGTCGATCTGAACGGCTATCTGCTTGGCGTGACCGTGCCGGTTGGTGCTGGTTTGATCAGGGCTTCCTACTCGGCCGTCAAGTACGACTACAACCTGCCAGTCACCGCCAACCAACGCGACCCGAAGGCCAACAAGCTGGCACTCGGCTACGTGCACAACCTGTCGAAGCGCACCGCCCTTTACGCCACGGTTGCTCGCGTGAGCAACAAGAACGGCGCAGCATTGACCGTGGGTGGCCCGGCTTTCTACAACGCGGCTGCTGGCGTGTTCACGCCGAAGACCTCGACGGGCTACGACTTCGGCATCCGTCACGCTTTCTGA
- a CDS encoding porin, translated as MKKSLVALAALAVAGVASAQSSVTLFGVVDASISGYSSTSRDLNQATLLNPFYLNQGSRKASRTELANSGYNSSRLGFRGTEDLGGGLAASFWLEAPIKNDDGSEGVATFARRSTVSLSGGFGEVRLGRDYTATFWNDTVFDPFGTNGVGTNLIFSSSNQLGAFGTPAASTGAATNTGTSNYVRASNVVGYFLPPNLGGFYGQVQYGFAEKTKYSPGLSTPNVANSQRQGRYVGGRFGYANGPLDVALAYGSSTVGDDYYAGTTTKTNTLNLGASYDFGPVKLFGELSKVKNKVDYEVTPLAGGRADTDVTGYLLGATVPVGAGLIRASWSHVKYDLNTPTTLFGVNTPDPKANKLALGYVHNLSKRTALYATVARISNKNGAALTVGGPSFVTTGGFTPRSSTGYDFGIRHAF; from the coding sequence ATGAAAAAATCTCTAGTTGCTCTGGCTGCCCTGGCTGTTGCCGGTGTTGCCTCGGCTCAGTCGTCCGTCACGCTGTTTGGTGTGGTCGACGCGTCGATCAGCGGCTATTCGAGCACCTCGCGTGACCTGAACCAGGCCACGCTCCTGAACCCGTTCTATCTGAACCAAGGCAGCCGCAAGGCCAGCCGCACGGAACTGGCTAACTCGGGTTACAACTCCAGCCGTCTGGGCTTCCGTGGTACGGAAGACCTCGGTGGTGGCCTGGCAGCCAGCTTCTGGCTCGAAGCCCCGATCAAGAACGATGACGGCTCTGAAGGTGTTGCAACGTTCGCTCGTCGCTCGACCGTCAGCCTGTCGGGTGGTTTCGGTGAAGTTCGCCTGGGTCGTGACTACACCGCCACGTTCTGGAACGACACCGTGTTCGATCCGTTCGGCACCAACGGCGTTGGCACCAACCTGATCTTCTCGTCCAGCAATCAGCTCGGCGCCTTCGGCACCCCCGCAGCGTCGACCGGCGCCGCCACCAACACCGGCACCAGCAACTACGTTCGCGCAAGCAACGTCGTTGGCTACTTCCTGCCGCCGAACCTGGGTGGTTTCTACGGTCAAGTGCAGTACGGCTTCGCAGAGAAGACCAAGTACAGCCCTGGTCTGTCTACGCCTAACGTGGCCAACAGCCAACGTCAAGGTCGTTACGTCGGTGGCCGCTTCGGCTACGCCAACGGTCCTCTGGACGTTGCGCTGGCTTATGGCAGCAGCACCGTGGGTGACGACTACTACGCCGGCACGACCACCAAGACCAACACGCTGAACCTGGGCGCTTCGTATGACTTCGGTCCCGTGAAGCTGTTCGGTGAACTGTCGAAGGTCAAGAACAAGGTTGACTACGAAGTGACGCCGCTGGCTGGTGGCCGTGCTGACACCGATGTGACCGGTTACCTGCTCGGCGCAACCGTGCCGGTCGGTGCTGGCCTGATCCGCGCTTCGTGGTCGCACGTCAAGTACGACCTGAACACGCCTACCACGCTGTTCGGTGTGAACACGCCTGATCCCAAGGCCAACAAGCTGGCTCTGGGCTACGTGCACAACCTGTCGAAGCGCACGGCTCTGTACGCAACGGTTGCTCGCATCAGCAACAAGAACGGCGCAGCTCTGACCGTTGGCGGCCCTTCGTTCGTGACCACCGGTGGCTTCACGCCCCGTTCGTCCACCGGCTACGACTTCGGTATCCGTCACGCTTTCTAA
- a CDS encoding ABC transporter substrate-binding protein, giving the protein MSFRKSVAAAAVLCALSAVSMVAGAQTIRIANQGDALSLDPHSLNESLQLSVTANVYETLVGRNKDLSLAPLLATSWKQTSPNVWRFELRKGVTFHDGTPFSADDVVFSFARAQGDGSDLRATLSDIKAVRKVGDLAVEIETNGPFPILPDVISLTMIMSKKWCEENQATKPVDRRKGIENTASFKANGTGPFRVRERQPNVRTVFTRNGTYWGKIDGNAQEIIFTPIANPATRVAALVSGEVDVMEPVPVQDIARINAAPNARVITGPEMRTIFLGMDQKRDELQYSNIKGKNPFKDKRVRQAFYQAIDIVGIQKTVMRGASKPTGLLVGPGINGWSADQDKRLPYDVEAAKKLLTEAGYPNGFEVSLNCPNDRYVNDGQICQSVASNLAKIGVKINLVAETKGTYFPKVLRRDTSFYMLGWTPTTYDSHNALSSLTSCPDDKGTGQFNLGAYCNPKLDELTKKIQSESDKAKRNELIKEAFKMHADDIGHLPLHQQSLAWGVSKKVELVQLADNFMYFKWMSIKP; this is encoded by the coding sequence ATGAGTTTCAGGAAAAGTGTGGCTGCGGCCGCCGTTTTGTGCGCCCTGAGCGCTGTCAGCATGGTCGCCGGCGCGCAGACCATTCGCATCGCGAACCAGGGGGACGCGCTATCGCTGGACCCGCACTCGCTCAACGAATCGCTGCAGCTGAGCGTGACCGCCAACGTCTATGAAACCCTCGTGGGCCGCAACAAGGACCTGAGCCTTGCACCGCTGCTGGCCACCAGCTGGAAGCAGACCTCGCCGAACGTCTGGCGCTTCGAACTGCGCAAGGGCGTGACCTTCCATGACGGCACCCCGTTCTCCGCCGACGACGTGGTGTTCAGCTTTGCGCGCGCCCAGGGCGACGGCTCCGACTTGCGCGCCACGCTGAGCGACATCAAGGCCGTGCGCAAGGTTGGCGACCTCGCAGTCGAGATCGAAACCAACGGCCCCTTCCCCATCCTGCCCGACGTGATCTCGCTCACCATGATCATGAGCAAGAAGTGGTGCGAGGAAAACCAGGCCACCAAGCCGGTGGACCGCCGCAAGGGCATCGAGAACACCGCCTCGTTCAAGGCCAACGGCACCGGCCCGTTCCGCGTGCGCGAACGCCAGCCCAACGTGCGCACCGTGTTCACGCGCAACGGCACCTACTGGGGCAAGATCGACGGCAACGCGCAAGAGATCATCTTCACGCCCATCGCCAACCCAGCCACCCGCGTGGCCGCATTGGTCTCTGGCGAAGTCGACGTGATGGAGCCCGTGCCGGTGCAGGACATCGCCCGCATCAACGCCGCGCCCAACGCACGCGTGATCACCGGCCCCGAGATGCGCACCATCTTCCTGGGCATGGACCAGAAGCGCGACGAGCTGCAGTACTCGAACATCAAGGGCAAGAACCCGTTCAAGGACAAGCGCGTTCGCCAGGCCTTCTACCAGGCCATCGACATCGTCGGCATCCAGAAGACCGTGATGCGCGGCGCCTCCAAGCCCACCGGCCTGCTGGTCGGCCCTGGCATCAACGGCTGGAGCGCCGACCAGGACAAGCGCTTGCCCTACGACGTCGAGGCGGCCAAGAAGCTGCTGACCGAAGCCGGCTACCCGAACGGCTTCGAGGTGTCGCTGAACTGCCCGAACGATCGCTACGTGAACGACGGCCAGATCTGCCAGAGCGTCGCGTCCAACCTCGCGAAGATCGGCGTGAAGATCAACCTCGTCGCCGAGACCAAGGGCACCTACTTCCCGAAGGTGCTGCGCCGCGACACCAGCTTCTACATGCTGGGCTGGACCCCGACCACCTACGACTCGCACAACGCGCTGAGCTCGCTCACCTCCTGCCCCGACGACAAGGGCACCGGCCAGTTCAACCTGGGTGCGTACTGCAACCCCAAGCTCGACGAGCTGACCAAGAAGATCCAGTCCGAGAGCGACAAGGCCAAGCGCAACGAGCTGATCAAGGAGGCGTTCAAGATGCACGCCGACGACATCGGCCACCTGCCGCTGCATCAGCAGTCGCTGGCCTGGGGCGTGAGCAAGAAGGTCGAGCTGGTGCAACTGGCCGACAACTTCATGTACTTCAAGTGGATGAGCATCAAGCCGTGA
- a CDS encoding OsmC family protein produces MECTVSWTGDAGTRSAMGFVAETGSGHVLMMDGAPDAAKPENGGQNLAARPMETVLAGTGGCTAYDVVLILKRGRHRVERCSVKLTSERAEKDPKVFTKIHMHFTVAGKGIPASAVERAIALSHETYCSASIMLAKTAEITTSFDLIET; encoded by the coding sequence ATGGAATGCACAGTAAGTTGGACCGGTGACGCGGGTACGCGATCGGCCATGGGCTTCGTCGCCGAGACGGGCAGCGGCCATGTCCTGATGATGGATGGCGCACCGGATGCCGCGAAGCCCGAGAACGGCGGACAGAATCTCGCCGCGCGGCCGATGGAGACCGTTCTTGCCGGTACCGGGGGATGCACTGCCTACGATGTCGTGCTCATATTGAAGCGCGGACGCCATCGCGTCGAGCGCTGCAGCGTCAAGCTGACCAGCGAGCGCGCCGAAAAAGACCCGAAGGTCTTCACGAAGATCCACATGCACTTCACCGTGGCGGGCAAGGGAATTCCGGCCTCTGCCGTGGAGCGCGCAATCGCACTGAGTCACGAAACGTATTGCTCCGCCAGCATCATGCTGGCGAAGACAGCCGAAATCACCACCAGCTTCGACCTGATCGAAACCTGA